One genomic window of Lytechinus variegatus isolate NC3 chromosome 1, Lvar_3.0, whole genome shotgun sequence includes the following:
- the LOC121429058 gene encoding uncharacterized protein LOC121429058 has translation MNAQDTSKHSTSASVRGSGGRKTIAGWEHMGEIAAVFESNVELTSSITPRTTINEQSVGEHQGDKQQGYPVATRAKHGDNSPLSQYDTEPSILSSYSVNDNNNAVSRSQRNRGSNYEGIIRSASVVEESKLRSKDTSTTLTMTSSSAHAMDLFTSTPRPRTQNAPLTLDVPDFMPAVFEPDTNGGGALDEFENDDLLLRAREAEFTATLQPRSFDASIYATYTDLSSLGALGEIDDYDITYFDDEEESDQRLDNGEDEVQVNGSIGSRESSERGSRTGLDPRPSDSRHLNRSLDSILSDIKRNGRGDDNGFELRLERTRSLENIRLHSGFVSRSIDDGKGDSLPDNQSVSLPDRVGDKETEPDRLTGVLLTVRPESTGEESRVCNSKGERVIDSKNANVETPITATPGSETHSQQSGNALALSTSYTQRLANIHVNSDNYYDEDVSSTRSGAPMEDVLRTVDTEYAGKTLHTASDKNNLPEQHLKQTPSRGEGEKQDGVVAEVESGCIVENMEKKVAGDGAASAEMAEVESLRKEIRAWEEKYGALEKRVRSMDDSGSTTCLTMDPDVENLSLPELQARVTASETMIVDLRDQIECYKEEIEELQLELEEAADRVREGDLEEYRDLKHELDQVTKEWRILQYRLRKADRRVEQADQERQEWEEKCQILMMQMDEMQKQHMKHVGESGGVGGLGSAATTGGRGGGGGSSERVSSAGGSGSEEEDKTVDKEILGLKQELKIAKDVSIRLHQELEMVEEKRARTEEENQLLRKKLVDSEATRKEFKRELEKTRLEVSSTNHIHMLIIINQL, from the coding sequence ATGAATGCCCAAGACACTTCGAAGCACTCGACGTCAGCGAGTGTACGAGGCAGTGGAGGTAGGAAGACGATCGCTGGCTGGGAACACATGGGTGAGATTGCTGCCGTCTTTGAAAGCAATGTCGAGCTAACGTCGAGTATAACGCCTCGGACTACGATAAATGAGCAAAGCGTCGGTGAGCACCAAGGAGACAAGCAACAGGGTTACCCGGTAGCCACACGGGCTAAACATGGAGACAACAGCCCACTGTCACAGTATGATACTGAACCATCGATCTTGTCTAGTTATAgtgtgaatgataataataatgcagtGAGTAGAAGTCAACGGAATCGTGGATCAAATTATGAAGGAATTATTCGTTCTGCTTCAGTGGTTGAGGAGAGTAAACTAAGATCTAAAGACACCTCGACTACCCTGACCATGACCTCATCAAGTGCACATGCTATGGATTTGTTTACATCGACACCCCGTCCACGAACTCAAAACGCCCCTCTCACTCTCGATGTACCTGATTTCATGCCAGCTGTGTTCGAACCAGATACGAATGGGGGAGGGGCGTTGGATGAATTTGAGAACGATGATCTGTTATTACGAGCAAGGGAAGCGGAATTTACAGCCACTTTACAACCACGATCGTTTGATGCTTCGATATACGCGACTTACACGGATTTATCCTCATTAGGGGCGCTTGGGGAGATCGATGATTATGACATAACGTATTTCGACGACGAGGAAGAGAGCGATCAGAGGCTTGATAATGGAGAGGACGAGGTACAAGTGAATGGGTCGATTGGTTCGAGGGAAAGCAGTGAGAGGGGGTCAAGGACAGGTTTGGACCCTCGACCTTCCGATTCAAGACACCTTAATAGATCCCTTGATTCAATATTGAGTGATATCAAAAGGAATGGGAGAGGAGACGACAATGGATTCGAACTCCGTTTGGAAAGAACTCGTAGTCTGGAAAATATTCGCTTACATTCAGGCTTTGTTAGTCGGTCAATAGACGATGGAAAGGGGGATAGTTTACCTGACAATCAGTCGGTCAGTTTACCCGATCGTGTTGGCGATAAAGAAACGGAGCCTGACAGATTGACTGGGGTATTATTGACTGTAAGACCCGAATCGACCGGCGAAGAATCGCGGGTATGTAATTCGAAGGGAGAGCGAGTCATCGACAGTAAAAATGCTAATGTGGAAACCCCTATTACTGCTACGCCTGGAAGCGAGACACACAGCCAGCAATCAGGCAATGCATTGGCGCTCTCTACGTCGTACACACAACGCTTGGCTAATATTCACGTGAACTCGGATAATTATTATGATGAGGATGTCAGCAGCACGCGAAGCGGTGCTCCTATGGAGGATGTATTAAGGACCGTAGACACGGAATATGCTGGTAAGACTCTACACACCGCCTCGGATAAAAACAACCTCCCTGAACAACATCTGAAACAAACGCCAAGTagaggagaaggagaaaaaCAAGATGGGGTTGTAGCTGAGGTTGAGAGTGGTTGTATCGTGGAAaacatggagaagaaagtggcAGGGGATGGAGCAGCGAGCGCGGAAATGGCGGAGGTGGAGAGCTTACGGAAAGAGATACGCGCTTGGGAGGAAAAATATGGCGCCTTGGAGAAACGCGTGCGTTCTATGGATGATAGTGGAAGTACTACATGTTTAACCATGGATCCAGATGTGGAGAATCTAAGCTTGCCTGAACTGCAGGCAAGGGTAACAGCTTCTGAAACCATGATCGTGGATCTTAGAGATCAAATTGAATGTTACAAGGAGGAAATAGAAGAGCTCCAGCTGGAGCTAGAGGAGGCTGCTGATAGGGTGAGGGAGGGGGATCTAGAGGAGTACCGTGATCTTAAACATGAATTAGATCAGGTTACTAAAGAATGGAGAATCCTACAGTATAGGTTAAGAAAAGCTGATCGGAGGGTGGAACAGGCCGATCAGGAGCGACAGGAGTGGGAAGAGAAATGTCAAATATTAATGATGCAGATGGATGAAATGCAAAAACAGCATATGAAGCATGTTGGGGAGTCGGGAGGGGTGGGTGGGTTAGGTAGTGCTGCTACTACAGGtggtagaggaggagggggtggGTCCAGTGAAAGGGTCTCCTCGGCTGGAGGGAGTGGATCCGAAGAGGAAGATAAAACCGTCGATAAGGAGATCCTGGGGCTCAAACAAGAACTTAAAATTGCCAAAGATGTTTCAATACGGCTCCACCAGGAGCTGGAGATGGTGGAGGAGAAGCGAGCCAGGACAGAGGAGGAGAACCAACTCTTGAGAAAGAAACTCGTAGATTCAGAGGCGACACGGAAGGAGTTTAAACGTGAACTGGAAAAGACACGCCTTGAGGTAAGTTCTACCAATCACATTCATATGCTAATAATAATCAACCAACTATGA